Proteins from a genomic interval of Arachis hypogaea cultivar Tifrunner chromosome 10, arahy.Tifrunner.gnm2.J5K5, whole genome shotgun sequence:
- the LOC112718219 gene encoding ABC transporter G family member 11: MQHQKKQNRFQEIVLFNDTNTLFNGASGLCRHCVIGNWHLRGINGEKKRRVSIALEILMRPRLLFLDEPTSGLDSASAFFVTQTLCALARDGKTMIASIHQPSSEVFELFDQLYLLSGGKTVYFGHAFAEYEFFAQAGFPCPALRNPSDHFLRCINFDFDKVKATLKGSMKLRVLRRLLDFDKKLPSPDALLINGQRDSAVFTDQAG, encoded by the exons ATGCAACATCAAAAAAAGCAAAACAG GTTTcaagaaattgtattatttaatgATACAAATACTTTATTTAATGGGGCTTCAGGATTGTGCAGACACTGTGTGATTGGGAACTGGCACTTGAGAGGGATAAATGGTGAAAAAAAGAGAAGGGTTAGCATTGCCTTGGAGATCTTGATGAGGCCTAGATTGCTCTTCCTTGATGAACCTACAAGTGGACTTGACAG TGCATCAGCTTTCTTTGTGACTCAAACATTATGTGCCTTGGCAAGGGATGGAAAAACCATGATAGCTTCTATTCATCAACCAAGCAGTGAAGTTTTCGAACTATTTGATCAATTGTACTTGCTTTCGGGGGGTAAAACTGTCtattttggccacgcttttgcaGAATATGAG TTCTTTGCACAAGCTGGATTTCCATGCCCTGCTTTGAGGAACCCATCAGATCACTTCCTTAGGTGCATCAATTTTGACTTTGACAAAGTCAAGGCCACTCTTAAAGGCTCCATGAAACTCAGG GTACTAAGGAGACTATTGGACTTTGACAAGAAACTTCCTTCTCCTGATGCTCTTCTCATCAATGGGCAAAGAGATTCTGCTGTCTTTACCGATCAAGCAg GTTAA